In a genomic window of Erinaceus europaeus chromosome 12, mEriEur2.1, whole genome shotgun sequence:
- the LOC132541786 gene encoding fibrous sheath CABYR-binding protein-like encodes MDLHRRGAGAAVLRGPPRAEGAEETPPAEETPAEETPPAEEAPAEETPPAEETPAEETPPAEETPAEETPPAEETPPAEETPAEETPPAEETPAEETPPAEETPPAEETPAEETPPAEETPAEETPPAEETPAEETPAE; translated from the exons ATGGACCTGCACC GCCGGGGCGCCGGAGCAGCCGTGCTGAGGGGGCCACCCAGGGCTGAGGGGGCTGAGGAGACGCCCCCGGCCGAGGAGACCCCGGCTGAGGAGACGCCCCCGGCTGAGGAGGCCCCGGCTGAGGAGACGCCCCCGGCTGAGGAGACCCCGGCTGAGGAGACGCCCCCGGCTGAGGAGACCCCGGCTGAGGAGACCCCCCCAGCTGAGGAGACGCCCCCGGCTGAGGAGACCCCGGCTGAGGAGACGCCCCCGGCTGAGGAGACCCCGGCTGAGGAGACCCCCCCAGCTGAGGAGACGCCCCCGGCTGAGGAGACCCCGGCTGAGGAGACGCCCCCGGCTGAGGAGACCCCGGCTGAGGAGACGCCCCCGGCTGAGGAGACCCCGGCTGAGGAGACCCCGGCCGAG